The following is a genomic window from Spirosoma foliorum.
CCATGAAAATAGCCTCTCTACCTCTCTCACTCACCACGGGTTGTGTGCTTATAGCTGGTTTAGTCGTATCGGCCTGCGAAGATCATCGGATTCCGGCCGTTCTTCCCGCCTTTTCCGAAGCATCGAACCCAGCCATACTGGCTACCTCTCCCAACGGTACGGTTCTTTACAATGGTGGATTCGGTTCTGCTATCGCCCAGGATCACACCGACCCAACGGTATTTTACCTATTGACCGATAGAGGGCCAAATGCAGCGGGTGCAGCGGCCAACACCATCATTTTCGGTAAAGCGGATTTCACTCCACAAATCGGCCGATTCCATGTAGTTGGCAATCAGCTGGTTTTAGAAAAAGTTATCCTCCTCAAAAATGCCGCTGGCCAATTATTAACCGGGCTCCCGAACCCAATCGGTCAGGGAAATACGGGCGAAATTGCGCTCGACCTGAACGGACAAACGGTTGCGCCTAACGCCGATGGTATTGACTCCGAAGGGCTTGTATTAGCTTCAGATGGGACGTTCTGGATCAGTGATGAGTACGGTCCGCACATCGCCCACTTCGACGCTACCGGTAAAACTATCGAACGCATTAACCCATTTGGTTCGGGTACTGGCGGACGCACGCTCCCTAAAGTGCTGGCCCGTCGTCGGCCTAACCGGGGTATGGAAGGCTTGACTATTACGCCCGATGGCAAAACATTGGTTGGCCTGATGCAGTCGCCGATGTACAATCCATCGTCGGGAGCCGTATCGGGATCGACTGTGTTGCGCGTTATCACCTTCGATATCGCCACTGGTGCCACGAAGCAATATGCCTATTTGATGGAAAATTCGACTCTGACGGGCTGTAGCGAAATTGCGGCCATCACGAACACAACGTTCATCGCTTTAGAACGCGATGGTAACTATGGTGGAAATTCCGTCTCGCCAGCTACGTTCAAACGGATTTATAAATTCGATCTCGCTGGTGCAACTGATATCTCAGACCCAACGAATAGCGATGCGGGTAAACTCTATAATGGCTTGACAGTAGAACAACTTAAAGACAAAGCAGGCTTACAGAATGCAGGAGTTGTTCCGGTCACCAAAACGCTGGTTTTCGATATCCTGACTGAGATTTCACCCGTTTACCCGCACGACAAAGCAGAAGGTGTTACTATACTTAGCCCAACTCAACTGGCGATTTCGAACGATGACGATTTCGGTGTAGTCGACAACGGGAAGAATGGATTCACGACCAAAATTCTGCCCGCTACGGGCAAGGTTGATCTCAACCGAATCTATTTCGTGACGTTAAAAGCACCGCTTAAATAAAGCGGGTAGTTTTGATAGTGGTACTGGCGCGGGTATTTACCCGTGCCTTTTCATGTAGTCAGTATTCACTGACGCCAGCGAATGCTGGCTAAATTAATGGCACGAGTAAATACTCGCGCCAGATTGCTTAACAAAAATTTCACATTACGGATGCTGAGCGAGGCTTTATCTTTATAGATTCTACCAATCTCTACAGAATGCATCGCCTTTGTGCCCATACCTTAATTCGTTGCCTGCGTTTACGTATAAAACTCCTATTTTTCATCGTTTGGGGACTTTTTAGTGTTCCGTCGTCGGCTCAGGTTCTTACCAATACAGAGCAGCTTTCACGCCAATACCCCGACTCCGCTTATCGGCTCATCAAGGTTATGCTCGATAAAGCCGTTAATCAAAACGATCGACCGATGGAGGGCGATTGTCTCCAGCAAATTGGTTTGCTCCTGTATCATCAGGGGAGTTATGTGCAGGCCATCGATTATCTGCTACAGGCCCAGAAAATCTTCCTCAACACCAACGATACCCAACGGTTGGCCCGCAATCGGAATGAACTCGGTACGGTTTATTACTATAATGAGCAGGTAGATCGCGCACAGAGTCAGTTCAACGAAGCACTGAGTTTTTACCGTCAACGTAACAACGTCGAAGGGTTAGCCCAGACGTATGCTAACATCGGGCATATCTACGAAAAGCGAAAAGATCCTAAACAGGCCTACCATTACCAAAAACTGGCGCTGGCCAACAGTCAGGCAGCTAATGACGTGACTAGCCTGACTAAAATCTATGAAAATCTGGGCAGTATTTTTGAAGATGAAGCCCGCTACGACTCGGCCCATTTTTATTATCAACATGCGCTGACGCTCGCCCAGAAAACCCATGATGAGATTGGCCAGATTGAAATCATCAACAACCTTGGCGATGTTTTTCGGAAAACAGGCCGCTATCAGGAAGGGTTGAAACTCTCAAACGAGGCCATGAATCGGGCGAAACAAACGGGCGAATTGTACCAGCTTAGCGCGGCCCTTCGCGATATTGCCAAAACGTATCGCTTCCTCAATCAACCGGACAGCGCCTACGCCTATCTGGAACGAAGCCGTGACTTAGTCGATGCCATCTATGCCGCCGAAAATACCCGCCAGATTACGTTACTGCAAACACTCTATGATGTTGAGCGGAAAGACAGTGAGATTGCGCAGTTGAACGCCCAGAAACAAGTTGACTTCGTGATTATCATTGCGGCCAGTGTTGTGCTGGTCTTGATTGGGATTCTGGCTGCGGTTGTCATTAGTCGGCAACGGTTGAAACTTCGAAATGAACAGGCGCTCAATCAGCAGAACCAACAGATATTCCAGACCCAGAACGAGCTGATGCAGGTGGAATTGAAGAACCAGCAACTGGAAGAAGAAAACCTGAAAGGTCAGCTTGAGTTGAAGAGCAAAGAATTAACGACGCATACGCTACAAATCATTCAGAAAAATCAGGTGCTGGAAGAACTCAAAGAAGATCTGACAGCGATTTTGAAAGACGACAAACGCGATCAGAAAAAACAACTCCGACAACTGGTTGAAAAAATCAGCCTGAACTTTAGTCAGGACAAATACTGGGATGATTTCAGAACGATCTTCGATCAGGTTCATCCTTATTTCTTCACGCAACTCACGCAGCATTTCCCAGACTTGACCGCCACCGACCTGCGCCTGATTGCCTTACTGAAAATGAACATTAGCTCTGCCGATGTCGCTACGTTGCTCGGGATTTCATCGGATAGTCTGCGGGTTTCTCGTTATCGACTTCGTAAAAAGCTAGGTCTTGCCGAAGGCGAATCGCTCTCGGCCTATATTCAGCGCTTTCCTTTGCAGCCGCTACCATCGCCAGAAAGCAGCACGATTTAGGCGATTCGGTTAGCCTTCACAATTAGGAAACAGTTTAGTAACAATAAGATAATGGCTTTCACTAACCAAGTCAAATCATTAATAATCAGTACTTTAATGGCAGTTTAATTCTATTGTTGCCTTTCTGTTCACACCCTAAAACGTCTTGTTGCCTTTTTGTTCACGGGTCAAATTTGTCCGGTTCATCCGCTCTCCCTCACCTTTGCGACACCAACTTAGTACGGCCTTGGCCTTCCGGTAAGCCCCGCTAGTTGTCATTCGCAAACTGTATGAACCGACTACTACTGACAATCGTTTGCCTGCTTCTGATCCCCAACGTTTGGGCCGGTACCATCCGGGGGCGAGCTATCGATGCCACCACAGGTCAACCCATTATTGGCGCGACGCTAATTCTGGAAAACACAAAACTGTATAACGTATCGGGCCTGGATGGCTCGTATCTGATTAAAAACGTACCTACCGGAACGCATAAAATTCGCATCAGCTACGTCTCGTACAAAACGATGATCCGCGATGTGGTTGTCGCAAGTGATGAACAGGTTATTACGCTGGATTTGCCACTGGAAACCGAAACCGATCGACAGATTGCCGAAGTAAAGGTAACCGCCAAACGCGACGGCAGCAGTGATCGCACCGCTCGCGATCTCGAACGGAATGCCCTGCAAGTGACCAACATCGTATCGGGTCGAACCATCGAACTCTCTCCCGATTTAACCGTTGCCAACGTCATTCAGCGGGTATCCGGCATTTCGATTGAGCGCAACAGCAATGGCGATGGACAGTACGCCATTCTGCGGGGAATGGACAAACGGTACAACTACACGCTGGTTAACGGGGTGAAAATCCCTAGTCCTGATAATCGCTACCGCTACGTTCCGCTCGACATTTTTCCATCCGAACTCCTCGACCGATTGGAAGTCTACAAGGCCCTTACGCCGAGTATGGAGGGCGATGCGGTTGGTGGTGCCATCAATATGGTCATGAAAGATGCGCCCGACCGTCCGACGATTCTGGCCAACGTTTCGTCGGGCTACAGCGAACTGTTTTTCAATCGCCCGTTTGTGAGTTTCGATACGAAGAATATCAATTCACAGTCGCCTTACGAGCAGTTTGGTAGTCAGTACAGTGCCAAGTTTTCGGATTTCAATAAAGCCTCAACCACCTACACGCGTCAGTCGCCCCCGCCGAATTTGATGGGCAGTTTTGCCATAGGCAATCGATTCTTTGACCAACGGTTTGGCGTTATGCTGGCCGGTAGTTTACAGAATACGTACCGGGGAAGCAACAGCCTGTTTTTTACGGGTGATGTGGTCGATACGTTACGCGGGGTAACCCTTACCAAACAAAGCGAACGGCAATTTTCGGAGCGGCAAACCCGCTATGGGCTGCATGCCAAGATGGATTTTCGGGTGAACCGCAACGGCGGACCGGAACGCAACAAAATCCAGTGGTTCAACGCTCTGATTAGCCTAACGAACGAACAGATTCGGGAGACCAAAACCACCGAATTGGGCATTGGCGGCTTCGATCCGGTGTTGGGCAACGCAACTCTCGGCTATGAAACCCGCTCACGTCTGACCAAGCAGAAGATTTACAACAGTACGCTTCAGGGAACGCATCAGGTTACCCCAGCCTTCGCCATTAACTGGTCGGCAGTGTATTCGCTGGCAACGAACGGAGTGCCCGATCAGACCTATGTGCCGCTGCTGGGAACGCGCACAAACTTCGTTGAGAAACAAACAACGGTACAGGACGGCCAGCGTCGTTGGGAACACAATTCCGATACGGATTTGGCGGGTTATCTGAACCTGACGCTGAAAACCAATCTCGCAGGGATGGCCGTTGAATGGATGGCGGGTGGTTTATACCGCGACAAGCAACGGACGAATTTTTACAACAATTACACGCTCCGGCCTTCCAATCCATTCGCCCAATACGGCACAGACTTCACCGACTACAACCAGATTGTCTGGACGATTCAGAACCCACTCGGTTCAGTTGCATCGGCCCTGAACTACGATGCCACCGAGAAAACCGCTTCGGGTTACCTGCAATTCCGCACCACCGATCAACCGCTTGAAGTAACCGGGGGTGTTCGCATCGAACATACCGATCAGGGCTACGCCATGAAATTCCCGATTGGCGAAGACAACCCAACCGGAAGCCAGATTTATACGGATGTGTTGCCAAGTTTGCACTTCCGCTATCGGCCCGACGAGCACACCAACTGGCGGCTGTCTTACTTCCGATCGCTGAACCGGCCTGGCTTTTTCGAGATCGTTCCCTACCGGATTGTCAACGAAGAGTATCAGGAGCGCGGTAACCCGAATTTGAAGCGTGCCATTGCCGACAACGTTGACCTGCGCTACGAGTTCTTCCCGCGTCCGCTGGAGCAGTTCATGGTTGGCCTGTTCTACAAGCACATTCAGGACCCGATCGAGTATACGCTTCAGAAAGACGCCATCCGGGGACAGGATTTATACTACGGACCGGGCAATTTCGGCAACGCAACGAATTTGGGACTAGAGCTGGATGCCATCAAGTATTTCCGGCAGTGGGGCATCAAAGCGAATTACACCTACACAAACTCCAGCATCACAACGCCCAAGTCAAAACGAATTCGGAATGCGCAGGGTGATCTGGAAACTATTACAGTTAGCCAAACGCGGGCACTGTACGGGCAATCGGCGCACATCGCCAACCTGTCGCTGCTCTACAAAGACACCCAACATGGCTGGGATGGTCAACTGGCGGCCAGCTACACAGGACCACGTATCAACACCGTATCGCAGTTTGTCGATAACGACCTGTACCAGAAAGGCTTCATTCAGATGGACGCATCGGTCGAAAAGAAACTGGGCAAAAGCCTTCTGCTATTCGCCAAAGCCAATAACCTGCTAAACACCCCAACGGAGATTTTCATCAAAAACGTCAACAGTAAAAATTCGGACGTACCGAACCAGGATGAATCCGGCAAAACCCTCATCCGGCGCGATTTCTACCAGCGCTCTTATGTGCTGGGGGTGAGGTATAAACTGTAAGTCCAAGACAATAGAACGCAGATTATTAGGATTGTTATGATTAAAAAAATAGAAAATCATAATCCATCCTATTGATCATAAAAATCTGCGTTCCATGCAACCAACAAGTTCATAATCAACCAACAATCATGAAAAAAGTAATTATTCTGGCTGCGCTATCAGCGGCTGTACTCGTAGGCTGCTCGAAGAGCGATGACAACGGTAGCACGGTAACCCCAACGCCTGTTGTAAAAGAAGCCGTATCAGGCGATGTGTCAGGTACCTGGACGAAAGGAAACACCTATAAAATCACGGGCCACCTACAAATTCCAGCCAGTACGTCACTGGTTATTGAAGAAGGTGTCAACGTAATTTTCAGCGACTCGACCGTGAAGCCCGAGTTGATCGTGAAAGGAAATCTGTACGTAATGGGCACATCGGCAAATCCGGTGAAATTCACAGTACCCGATGCCTGGAAAACGACGGCTAATCAGTGGGGTAACTTGTGGGGTGGCATCATTGCGGCACCAACCTGCGCCGAGCTGCTCCTCGACAATGCCATTCTCGAATACGGTGGCGCGGTAACGACCGAGAGTTCACCTTCAGTAAAAGCAGGCTTGTACAAAGCGGCTGCGGGCAACCACGTTCCGGCCGTTAACTACTCGAACGTGAACGGCAAGCTGGTTATCGTAAATAGCCGCCTGAACAATCAGAACGAAGATGGTTTTTACATCGAAGGTGGAAAGGTGATCATTGCTAATAACAAGATTTACACCCAAGGTGTATCGGGTGGCGATGCCATCAATATCAAGTCGGGTGTTCAGGCCGATGTCGCGTTCAATATGGTCTATAGCCCTAACACCAATGCCCTGAAACTCTCGAACACAGGCGACCGTACCCCACAAGCTTATGTAGTAGCCTACAACAATACGATTGTGAATGCAGGCTGGCGTCGGCCAACCATCAAAGGTGGTTCAATCTGGGTAGAAATTGCCGTTCGGGCCGAGTTGTACAACAACCTGCTGGCAAACGACCGGTTCGGCGTAAAACGCGATCCGAAGAACCCTGAAGATAGCCGCACCAAAGTGAGCAACAACCTGTATTACGGAGCAACACAGGACGGTGTAACAGGCTTCCAGCCAACCACCGAAATTCTGACTGGTACCAACGACATCATCAGCAAAACCGTTGGCGACAATGATCCGAAGTTTGTGAACTATCCACTCACAACTGATTCTAAAAACGCAACTTTCAACACAGCCTGGGATTTCCGTTTGCAGTCAGGTTCACCCGCCATCGGCAAAGGCATCACGAGCTTCACCCGCCTGTATGCTGATGGTATTTCCTTCGCGAATGGCACGACGTATAAGTCGCCAGCTCCATCAACAACCATTGGTGCTTTCGGAAGTAATTAAGTTTAAAGGATTGTAACACAGAGACACACGGAGAAAACAGAGATTCACAGAGATCTCTCCGTGTGTCTCTATTTTCTCTGTGAATCTCTGTGTCACAACCTTTCTACATGAAAATCTATCTTTCGTTTCTCTTATCCTTTTTCCTGGTTGCCTGTCAATCTACAGCCCAAACTACTGTCCAGCCCGTTATCATTACCGACACCGTTCGGCACGACACCGACGATCCGGCCATCTGGATTAACCCGGCCGACCATGCTAAAAGCCTGATCATCGGTACCGATAAAGACCAGGACGGTGGCCTATATGTCTTCGATTTGAAAGGCAAAATTGTTCGGGAAGTTCACGACCTCAAGCGCCCCAATAATGTGGACATTGCATACGGCCTGATGCTGGGCGGCAAACCCACCGACATTGCCGTAACCACCGAACGATTCACGCACAAGCTCCGAATTTTCTCGCTGCCCGACATGAAACCCGTCGACAATGGTGGTCTTGATATGTTTGTTGGCGACACCGCTAGTGGCTTCCGCGATCTGATGGGCATTGCGCTTTATAAAAACCCATCGGGGGTATTATACGCGATGGTTGGCCGTAAAACAGGGCCAACAGACGGCTCTTATATCGGTCAATACCGGCTCGAAGACAATGGTAAAGGACAAGTAAAAGCTACCCTGGTTCGGAAATTCGGGATGTATAGCGGCAAGAAAGAAATTGAATCCATCGCCGTCGATAATGAGCTTGGTTACGTCTATTATTCCGACGAAGGCGTTGGCGTTCGTAAATACTACGCCGATCCAGAAAAAGGTAACCAAGAACTGGCCTTATTCGCTAAAACAGGTTTTGCCGAAGATCACGAAGGGATTTCGATCTACAAAACGGGGCCAAAAACGGGGTACTTACTTGTATCCGATCAGGGTGCAAATCAGTTCCATATCTTCCGGCGCGAAGGCGAACCCGGCAATTCCAACGACTACAAAGTAGTAAAAGTCGTAAAAGTAGCCGCCCAGGTTAGCGATGGCTCTGATGTAACGAATGTGCCGCTGGGTAAGCAGTTTCCACACGGCTTATTCGTGACGATGTCGGAGGGCAAAACATTCCACTACTACCGGTGGGAGGATATTGCGGGGAAGGAGTTAAAGTAATTTTCTGTCATTCCGACGCCAGGAGGAATCTCAAGTTTTGCAATAGTCAAGCTTGAGATTCCTCCTGGCGTCGGAATGACAGAAAAAATAGATTTGAGCTTTTTAAGCTTCCACAGGCTTAGCCTCAGCTTTGGGGGCTTTAGCAGCCTTAGGAGCTTTTGCCACTTTAGCTGGCTTCTTCGCTTTTTTGGGCTGTTTGGGTGTTTTATCGCCAGCTTTCTTCTTTTCTTCTTTTTTTAGAAGTTTCACCAGCTTCTTAGCCAGCTTTTCAGCCGATTTTTCAATGGCTTTTTTGGCTTTCTTCGATTGCTCGCCTAGTTCGCTTACCTTTGTTTCAACAGAAGTAGCGATCGATTCTGCAAGTGCCTTTTTTTGAGCTTTCATTCTTGGTTTTGTTAGCGTCTGGTGATTATAAAAAAATCTACAAAGAACTACGAAAAAAAAGGGACAAACAAAAGCCCAATGTTAAGTTTTTGTTATCATTTGGAGCATTTCAGAGGTCATTCCAGAGCAGTTTTTTGGTCAAAAAGCCTTTAGCCCGTTTAGTATCATGCTTCGTGATGTCAGGTTCTTAAACCTGACACCAATAGGTTTCTCAAAACCTATTGGTGCTACGAGTAGGTTTTGAGAAACCTATTGGTGTCGGTTATAAGTAACCGACACCACGGAGCCAAAGCACGGCACGCGCCATTATATAACATCCTTGCCCCTACTTCACTTCCTGTTTTGTCTCACGTTTATAGACCAGTAAGCGTCCACGGGCAGCGGTCATCACCTGATTCAATTGCTTATAGAGGTGGCTCTGAGTAAGCTGCATATTGCGTAGCTTTTCAGCCTCCTGTGTTACCTCCTGTGTCATCATGTTGAACTGGCGAGCCTGCTCCCGAAATGCCGCGAGGCAGTAAGCCGATGTAAGGGGCATAAAATCGACAATCTGCAAAAGATCTATCAACCAGCTAAAGTATTGTCCGAGCAGCGCATACGAATCTTCGTGCACACGCAGGTCTTTGTAGTGTACAGGCTTCCGCCGATTGGCAGGAAACCGGGGAAGGGGCAATCGATGGATTTTCAGGTAAAGTACTTTCAGCAAATCGTTAGCGACAGTACCGCCTTTAAACTGATAACCGATATCGGTCCACAACTGCTCATTTAGTGGCTTTATAGCACCTTCAGATTCATACGCCAATTGCCTGCGCTGCTCACACAGCTCCCAATACCGATGCCATTGCTCATCAAGTTGCCGGTTAGTTGTTTCAATGCGTTGAATAACGGTCTGAAGAACGGGGGCCTCGGGTGGAAAGTCATTGTCGTCCCCTTTCACCCAGCCCGTAAGTCTGGAATTAAGCTCTATTGCCTGAGTGAGTTTTTTCGTCAATGCACTTTCATAAGGAGTCATGAATGAACTGGTTTCGTTGGCCGCTAGTCTTGCAGAACTACCTGGCTTATGCCGCTACAGCCTGTTTAAAGATTAAGTAATTTTTAATATATCCTATCGACGCATTACCTGCTCCCAAAATTAATTAACACATCTTATCGACAACAATCTTCAGATTATCAGCAACTTAAAAATAGCATTGTCTCAATTAGGATAATTGAATCAGCAAAGTAACAATAGGTTTAAAATTAAAACAGCATTAAAAAAACTTAATATACAGCACTCCCAAGCATAACATTCAGGTAATCTCCTCCTCAAATAAGGCCGGTAGTTTTGCAGCGCTTTAAAGCGATACCAAAACTATAAACATGATCCGCAACGTACTACTTATCCTATTTTCTCTTTGGACAACTGTTGTTTTAGCACAGACAGGAACCATCAGAGGAACCATTAAAGATGGCAAAACCAAAGAGGCTCTGATAGGCTGTACAGTCCTTGTCAATGGGACTCAATTGGGTGCCACAACAGACATTGAAGGGAACTTTAGCATTGCCAATGTACCAGCCGCCACGCATAAAGTGGTCATTTCCTACATCTCGTATCAAACCAAAGAAATCCCGAATGTTCGGGTTGAGTCGGGGAATACGACGGCTATCGAAACCGAACTAGCTGAAGAGGGTAAGTCGCTCCAGGAAGTAGTGGTTCGGGGCAATAAAGCGACGAATACAGAGATTGCGGTTATCACCGAAATCAAACAGCTTAAGCCTATTGCCGTTGGGATTTCGGCCCAGCAGATTGTGAAATCGCAGGACCGCGATGCGGCTGCGGCTATTCGCCGGGTGCCGGGTGTGAGTATTGTCGACAACCGTTTTGTGCTTATTCGTGGACTGGCAGCGCGCTATAATTCCGTGTTGATCAACGACGTCATTACGCCTTCGACCGAAGTTGACACGCGTTCGTTCTCGTTCGATCTCGTGCCGAGTAACATCATCGACCGGATGATTGTCTACAAATCGGGTTCCGCCGAACTACCTGGTGATTTTGCGGGTGGAGTCGTAAAAATCTACACCAAACGCCGACCTGAGCAAAATTTCCTGGACGCTGGCCTGACACTGGGCTATCGGGGAAATACGACTTTTCAAAATGTACAGTCGCATTCCCGAAGCGGCCTCAACTGGTTAGGGCTTTGGGGAAAAGATCAACAAATTCCATCGAGCTTCCCAACCGGTTTGGGGCAATTCAATAGCCAGAATCCGCTACAGCGTGCCGCCTATGCCCAGTTGCTGCCAAACTCGTGGGGAATCCAGAATCAGACTGTTAACCCTGATATACGCCTTGCGATCAACATGGGTCGCCGGTTCGATGTAGGAAATGTGCGCGTCAGCAACCTGACCAGCATCAACTACGCTACGACGAACCAGTTCTCGAATATTGATTTCCAGTTGTACGATAACGGCACTATTGCCAATGCTGTTGCTGAAAAATATAATGACGCCAACTACGCCCGCCAGACTCGTTTAGGTATCCTGCATAACTGGTCGGCGCGACTCTCGCCAAGCTTCAACCTGGAGTGGAAAACGCTCTTTAACCAACTCAGTACGACCGAAACGGTTGTCCGTACGGGTCAGCGCCTTCAGGATGGATTCGATGTATTGAGCTATTCGGAACGATTCGAAAACCGGAGTATCCTGACTTCGCAACTGGCTGGTGAACACACCGTAAACCAACTGACAAAGATTAACTGGATTGCCAGCTTCGGTTATACGGGCCGTTGGGAGCCAGACTGGAAACGGGTTCGTTATCAGCGGGTAACGGGCGCTACAGGTGCCGATGGCCAGCTTCAGCCCTACTCGATTGCCACGCCAAACGATCCTAACCCAATTGATGTTGGCCGGTTCTATTCCAAACTACACGAGTATGTAGCCTCGGTAGTGGGTAATGGCGAGCATACGTTTGGAAACCCAACGGATCGGGAGCCGAACCGCATTCGGTTCGGAGCGTATGCCGAACGTAAAAATCGCGATTACGGCGCTCGTTTCTACGGCTATCAGAGCGTTGGAAACAGTACCACTGCCAAAGCAAGTGATATAAACACGGCGTTTAGCACGGCGAATATAAACGGGCAGAACGGCTTTTCGCTGCTCGATGGTACCAAGCCGCTGGATTCGTACAAAGGGATCAATACATACCTGTCGGGATACGTTACGGGCGATGTTTACTTCGGACCAAAAGCGAACCTGACAGTAGGTTTCCGTGGCGAGTACAACGATCAGGGCATCCGCGCTACCCGAACAACGACCGAAGAACAACTGGTATCGAACAAAGTCTTCAGCCCGCTACCCTCGCTGAACTTCACCTATAAGCTAAGCGATCGGACCAATTTGCGCCTGGCTTATTCCTCATCACTCAACCGTCCTGAGTTCCGTGAGTTGGCACCGTTCAGCTACTTCGACTTCAACTTGCTGGCCGATATCCGTGGTAACACAGCCCTAAAAACCGCCAACATTCAGAACATCGACGCGAAGTGGGAATTCTACCCAACTCAAAACGAGCTTATCTCGATTAGCGGTTTCTACAAACATTTTACCAACCCAATCGAATCGTTTCTGCTGATTCAGGCGAACGGGTTAGCGTACACGTTTGCCAATGCTAACACGGCTCAGAACTATGGTGTTGAGTTGGAAGTACGGAAAGGGTTCCAGAATTCACCGAGCCTGTTCCTGCAAAATCTGTCGGTCGTTGGTAACGTATCGCTGATCAAAAGCACAGTTAATGTTGGTGATATTGTGCGGGCTCCAGACCTCAGCGGAGAAGTTCGTGAATACGACATCCGCGGTGTTGCTGATACCGAGCGCCCGCTGGCTGGTCAGTCACCTTATCTGATCAATGCTGGTCTGTACTATGCAGCACCGAAGTCGGGCTGGCAGGCCAATGTTCTCTACAACGTATTCGGTCAACGGATTTTCGCGGTAGGCAACCGAAACAATCCGACCATTTACGAAATGCCCCGGAACGTTGTCGATCTGAACCTGACCAAACAAGTCAACAATAAACTCGAACTACGACTGGGTATTCAGGATGTACTGAACCAGTACGTACGGTTTGCGCAGGACTTCAACCACGACGGTAAAATCGGTAGCGACGTAACCTCACAATCGGCGGATGCGGATCAGGTTCTTCGCAAGTTCAAACGGGGCAGCTACTACACGCTGAGCGCGATCTACACATTTGGTCGCCGGACCGTCATTCCTTAAAGACAGTACCAATCAAATTCAATTAAAAACCAATGTTTATGCGAGTTAACCAATTGCGCCGTGGGTGGCACGGCAATTTCTCAGCCTTGACAAGCCTGCTAGTTTTAGCACTGGGCGTATTTCTGGTAGTATCGTCCTGTAAGAACGACGAGACACCAGCACCGGTTCTGAGTAT
Proteins encoded in this region:
- a CDS encoding TonB-dependent receptor is translated as MIRNVLLILFSLWTTVVLAQTGTIRGTIKDGKTKEALIGCTVLVNGTQLGATTDIEGNFSIANVPAATHKVVISYISYQTKEIPNVRVESGNTTAIETELAEEGKSLQEVVVRGNKATNTEIAVITEIKQLKPIAVGISAQQIVKSQDRDAAAAIRRVPGVSIVDNRFVLIRGLAARYNSVLINDVITPSTEVDTRSFSFDLVPSNIIDRMIVYKSGSAELPGDFAGGVVKIYTKRRPEQNFLDAGLTLGYRGNTTFQNVQSHSRSGLNWLGLWGKDQQIPSSFPTGLGQFNSQNPLQRAAYAQLLPNSWGIQNQTVNPDIRLAINMGRRFDVGNVRVSNLTSINYATTNQFSNIDFQLYDNGTIANAVAEKYNDANYARQTRLGILHNWSARLSPSFNLEWKTLFNQLSTTETVVRTGQRLQDGFDVLSYSERFENRSILTSQLAGEHTVNQLTKINWIASFGYTGRWEPDWKRVRYQRVTGATGADGQLQPYSIATPNDPNPIDVGRFYSKLHEYVASVVGNGEHTFGNPTDREPNRIRFGAYAERKNRDYGARFYGYQSVGNSTTAKASDINTAFSTANINGQNGFSLLDGTKPLDSYKGINTYLSGYVTGDVYFGPKANLTVGFRGEYNDQGIRATRTTTEEQLVSNKVFSPLPSLNFTYKLSDRTNLRLAYSSSLNRPEFRELAPFSYFDFNLLADIRGNTALKTANIQNIDAKWEFYPTQNELISISGFYKHFTNPIESFLLIQANGLAYTFANANTAQNYGVELEVRKGFQNSPSLFLQNLSVVGNVSLIKSTVNVGDIVRAPDLSGEVREYDIRGVADTERPLAGQSPYLINAGLYYAAPKSGWQANVLYNVFGQRIFAVGNRNNPTIYEMPRNVVDLNLTKQVNNKLELRLGIQDVLNQYVRFAQDFNHDGKIGSDVTSQSADADQVLRKFKRGSYYTLSAIYTFGRRTVIP
- a CDS encoding phytase codes for the protein MKIYLSFLLSFFLVACQSTAQTTVQPVIITDTVRHDTDDPAIWINPADHAKSLIIGTDKDQDGGLYVFDLKGKIVREVHDLKRPNNVDIAYGLMLGGKPTDIAVTTERFTHKLRIFSLPDMKPVDNGGLDMFVGDTASGFRDLMGIALYKNPSGVLYAMVGRKTGPTDGSYIGQYRLEDNGKGQVKATLVRKFGMYSGKKEIESIAVDNELGYVYYSDEGVGVRKYYADPEKGNQELALFAKTGFAEDHEGISIYKTGPKTGYLLVSDQGANQFHIFRREGEPGNSNDYKVVKVVKVAAQVSDGSDVTNVPLGKQFPHGLFVTMSEGKTFHYYRWEDIAGKELK